CCGGCCGAGCGCCTTCATCTGCTCGTAAGCCGCCGGCAGGTCCGTCGCGGAGGGCGTGAGCAGTACCGGGATGTCGAGCTCGCGCAGCCCCTTGGCCAGCTCACCGGCGTTGCCCGCCTGCGCGATCACGAGGTCGGGCCGGTAGTCCGAAACCGTGCTCGCCCCGACGTTGAGCGCGGAGATGTCCTCGCGCGGCGCGCGTTCGGGATAAGTGGAGTATTCGTCCACGGCCACGACCTGTTCGCCCGCCCCGATCTCGTAGAGCACCTCGGTGGCTGTGGGACTCAGCGAGACGATGCGCTTCGGCTGCTCGGGCAGCGTCACCGGGTCCTGCCCGGGAAGCTCCACGCGCACCGGAAACGCCGAAGCCGGATCGTCGCCCCGCCCGGTCTCCTTGTCGGGGGAAGAGCGCTGGGCGCACGAGGTGGCCCCCGCGAGCAGCGCGACGAGTGCCAGCAGCAGGGTCACGCCGCGGCGGAATCCGATTGTCCGACTCATGGTGTCCTCGGTCTCGGTCGGTGCCCCGCGGCGCCCGCCGATCGGCCGACGCCGCGTTCCGGCACCGGGAACGGCGGTCGTCGATGTCGTGTCCGAGGAGACCCGTTCCCGGCCCGGCTCCATCCGGCCGGGACGTCACGGCCGCGGGAGACGCACCGGGCTCGTCCCGGATTTCCTACGCACGACATCACGAAAGCCGCGCCCTGTGCTCGGGCGTGGCTTCCTGATCAGCAAAGATACCATCCCGTCCCGCTCGGGGAGCCTCGTCCGGTGCGGCCAGCCGCCGCGGTGGGTCACCGGTCGAGGCTCCGCAACGGTGCGGGGAGGTCACCGTGGTGCAGGATGCTCAACCTGGTCGTGGTCCTGGTCAGCGCCACGTAGATGTCGTTGATCCCCCTGGGGGACTGCTCGAGGATGCCGGCGGGATCGACCAGGACCACGCTGTCGAACTCCAGCCCCTTGGCCTGGTCGACGGTGAGCACCATGACCGGGGACTCCAGTCCTTCCGGCTGCGGTCCCACGGTGGTCCGGGAGACCAGTTCACCGACCCGCCTGCCGAGCTCCTCCTGCCGGTCGGGTGGGCAGAGCACCGCCACGTGCCCCCCGTCGACGGCTTCCAGCTCCTCGGCGGCAAGCCTGGCGGTACGATCCGCTATCTCCGCTTCGGAGACCCGCAGCGACGAGGGCTCGACGCCAGTGCCGCGAACCGAGTTGGGTACGGACAGGTCCACGTCCATCTCGTCGAGCAGCGGGGTGGCGATCGCCATGATCTCGGCCGGGGTCCGGTAGTTGACGGTGAGCTCCTCCAGACGCCAGCGGCGAGCCACGTACGGTTCGAGCACGTCGTGCCAGGAGGAGGCGCCCGCCGCCGAGCCGGTCTGCGCGATGTCGCCCACCACGGTCATGGACCGGCTCGGACACCGCCGCATGATCACCCGCCACGCCATCGCCGACAACTCCTGTGCCTCGTCGACGATCACGTGGCCGAAGGTCCAGGTGCGGTCCCCGGCGGCTCGTTCCGCGGCCGTGAGGTCGCTGTCGGTGCGATGCCGTTCCGCGAGCAGATCGGCGTCGAGCACGTCGGAGACCCGCAACTGCTCGGGGTCGATGATCTCCTCGTCCTGCTCCATGATGTGCAGCACGCCCTCGGCGTAGGCGAGTTCCTCCCGCTCCTGCCGCAGCCGCGCCTGCTGCTGCTCCGAGTCGTCCTCGCCCAGCAGCTCGGCCAGTTCGTCGAGCAGCGGAGCGTCCGCGGGGGTCCACTCGGCTCCCGGCTCGCGCGACAGCGCCTCGCGCTCGGACTCGTCGAAGTACCTGCGCGCCGCCCGCTTGAGACGGTCCGGTGAGCTGAGCAGCTCGTCCAGTAACCGGGTCGGTTCGATCTCCGGCCACAGCTGTTCGAGAGCCTCGCACACCTGGTCGTCGGCCCGCAGCTCGGCGGCGATGTCGTCGATGTCGCGCTGGTCCAGCAGGTTCCGGCCGTACCGGTCGGCGACCTGCAGTGCCAGCGCGGAGAACATCTCGCGGCGGAAGATCTTCCTGGCCTCGTTGTGGGGCTTGCGCGAGCGCCGTGCCTTGGTGCGCGCCTGGCTGCAGGTGCTCTTGTCGATGTGGAGCGGCTCGCGGTCGAAGGTCACCTCGATGTACTTCCGCGGCACCTGCTGGCGGTCCCGCACCGCGTTGTTGAGCACCGAGACCATGTCCGTGCGGCCCTTGAGCTCGGCGGCGGTGGCCGACTCCGTGGCCGTGGCGGCCACCCCGGGGTACAGCTCGCCGACGGTGGACAACAGCACTCCGGTCTCCCCGAGGGAGGGGAGCACCTGGCCGATGTAGCGCAGGAACGTCTTGTTGGGGCCGACCACCAGCACCCCGCGCCTGGTCAACTGCTCCCGGTAGGTGTAGAGCAGGTAGGCGGCCCGGTGCAGTGCCACGGCGGTCTTGCCGGTGCCGGGACCGCCCTGCACCACCAGGACCCCGTTCATGCCGCTGCGGATGATGCGGTCCTGCTCGGCCTGGATGGTCGCGACGATGTCGCCCATCTGGCCGGTGCGGCGTTCGTCGAGCGCGGCCAGCAGGGTCGCCTCGCCGGCCAGTCCCAGGTGGCTGCCCTGCTCGGCGGAGTCCAGATCGAGGACCTCGTCTTCCAGATCCGTGACGGTGCGCCTGGTGGTGCGGATGTGCCTGCGCCGCACCACACCGTCCCGGGAGGCCGCCGTGGCCAGGTAGAACGGTCGCGCGGCCGGGGCGCGCCAGTCGATCAGCAACGGCGCGTACTCGTTCTCCTCGTCGAACAGGCCGAGTCTGCCGATGTGGAACCGCTCGTCGCTGTCCAGGTCGAGCCTGCCGAAGCACAACCCGTTCTCCACCGCGCTGAGCTGCGAGAGCTTGTCGATGTGCATCTTGGTGGAGATGTCGCGCTCGGTACGCGCCTGCGGAGTCCCTCCGGTCTCGCGCAGCGTCTCGGCCAGACGTTTGCTGTTGTACCGCCGCAGTTCGTCGAGCTTGTCGTAGAGCATCGAGACGTACCGCTGCTCGGCGGCGACGCTGTCGGCGTGGTCAAGTTCCCGATCGGCTCGGGTTTCGGACACGACTCCACCTCGTGCGGTCATGCGCGTTGGAACAGGACGGGCGTGGGCTTTCCGGGGCACGGCGGTACGCTCCGCGACACCGCGGCCCGCCAACAGGCCCGACGAACCAGTGTACTCCGACGGAGACGGAACCATCGGGTGCAGTTGATCGTGGACCGTGCTGTTGTCCGTGCCGCGCCGTTCGATCCGATCCCACGTCGGGAGGGGCGGAAGACTATTCTCGTCGGCTGGAACGTGGACGTGCCACATCCGTACCCGGCACCGTCGTTCCGGTGCGAAACGCGGGGCGAGGCGGTGGCCGGGAGATGTGTTGAACGGAGCCGGCATGAGCGGAGGACTGCACGGGGAGATCGTCGAGACACTGGGACGGGAGATCAGTGCGGGCGTTCATCCCCCGGGCAGCGTGTTGCGTGGTGAGGACCTCGAACAGCGTTTCGGAATATCGCGCACCGTGGTGCGCGAAGTGGTGCGCACGTTGGCCTCCATCCGGCTCGTGGTGGGGCGGCAGCGCGTCGGGATCGTGGTCCGGCCCCGCGAGGAGTGGAACACCTTCGATCCCACGCTGATCCGCTGGTTGCTGGAGGCCGACCGGGCCAACCAGGTCAAGACGCTCGTCGAACTGCGTACGGCGGTTGAACCGGTGGCGGCCGGTGCCGCCGCCCAGCGCGCTGCCGCCGAGGACGTGGCGGAACTGCTCCGCATCGGTGAGCGGATGAGCGAGCTGGCCGAGGCGGGCGACCTCGAAGGGTTCCTGGAGGCCGACGTGGCGTTCCACTCACTGGTGCTGCGGGCTTCGGGCAACGAGATGTTCGCGCAGCTGCACGAGGTCGTGCGGGAGGTACTGCGTTGGCGCACCGAGCAGGGGCTGATGCCCGCCCACCCCGAACCGCTGGCGGTCGGTCTGCACAGTGAGATCGCGCGGTGCATCGAGCGGGGACATCACGAACGGGCCGAGACGGCGATGCGCGAGCTGGTGGCCGAGGCGTTGCACGGCACCCTGCGGCTGTTGGAGTCCGGCGGAGCGGAGTGAGCCCGTTCACCGCCGAGGGGCCGCTGCCCGGCCGACCGGAGGCGCGCTCGGCAGCGCCTCGACGGGGCCGCTGTGCTCCCCCGTCGTCACGGTACTTTCCGACGGTTCTACTGGCCGCCCTGCTCGGAGCGCATCTCGGCGACCCATCCCGCGATCTGGGCTCGTGACGTGAAGTCCAGCTTGGTCAGGATGTGCTGTACGTGCCCCTCTACGGTGCGCAGTGCGATGACCAGCTGCTCGGCGATCTCCTTGTTGGTTCGCCCCTGTGCCACCAGCTGCGCGATCTCCCGTTCCCGGCTGGTGAGCGGCATCGGGTGCACGTTCTCCCGCGAGGTCTCCCGGGAGCGCTGCTTGACCTCCAGCGCGAAGTCGATCGCGGTGTCGTGCTCCCAGTGGTAGCCCCGGTCGAAGGCGTCGCCGTAGGCCTCGTCGCCGAGTGCCTCGCGGGTGGCGACCAGATGGCTGCGGTGCTGCTCGGCGAACGTGGCGTAGAGGTTCGGTGTGGAGCGTGCGGACTCCCAGGCTCCTCCGGCGGCGCCGAACAGCCGGGCCGCGCGCCTGTCGTTGCCCCGTAGATGCGCGACCCAGGCCAGCGTGTCCAGACTGAACGCGATCGCCAGCCGGTTGTCCAGCCTCCGTTGCAGTCTGAGCGCTTCCTTCAGCGCGGGCTCGGCCCTGTCGAGCCTGTCCTCGGCCGTCTTGAGGTAGCCGATCGCCCAGAGCGTCCAGGAGCGCCAGTAGACCTCGCCGCGTCCGGTGGTGATCGCCAGCGCGTCTTCCAGCAGCTCCAGGCCGTCCCGCGTCCTGCCGTCCAACGCGTGCGCGAGTCCCAGCCCGATCAGCGCGAACAGCTCCCCCTGCTTCTCGGCGCCGCGCCGGAACGTTTCCAGCGCGTCGTCCAGCAGCCGTATCGCGGTGGCCGCATCCTGCTCGAACAGGGCCACCATCCCGTAGGTGCGCGTCAGGTGGGCGCGTTCCAGCGGTGCGTCGCGTCCCTGGAGCGTGGCGGTCGCGGTGTCCAGCGAACCGCGTGCCCCGGCCACGTCGCCGTGCAGCAGGGTGAACCAGGCGCTGGCGGCCAACGCCGCGGCTCGTTCCCGCGGTGCCCGGCGTGTCCCGGTCAGCGCCAGGGTGCGGTCCAGCCAGTAGCGGGCCTCGGTGTGCGCCCCCCGGAGCTGCCAGTAGCGTCCCAGCGCGGTGGCCAGGCGCAGCGCGACAGCGGGGCCGCCCGCCACCGGTCCCGCTTCCTCCGCGTGCGGTTCGCCGCTGGTCTCTCCGCCGTCGCCGTGTTCGGTCACGGAGTGCAGCGCCGCCCGGAGGTTCGCCTGTTCGGCACGCAGCCGCCGGACCCACTCGACCTGCTCTGCGCCCAGCCACTCAGCGGCGAAGCGCTGTGCGATACCGGTGTACCAGTGGCGGTGCCTCGCCTCGGCCTCCGGGCGTTCGCCCGCCGCCCAGAGCTTCTCCAGGCCGTACTCGCGCAGTGTGTGCGGCAGCAGGTAGCGGCTGGGGCCGTCGCTGCGTTCGAGCAGCAGGACCGACTTGTCCACCAGCGCGTGCACCAGTGAGGCCGCGTGGGACCGTTCGGTGGTGCCGTCGATCACGTACTCGGCGGCCTCCAGGTCGAAGCTGCCGGAGAACACCGACAGGTGCGCCCATGCCCTGCGCTCCGGCTCCGTGCACAGGTCGTAGCTCCAGTCGATCAGGGCCCGCAGGGTCTGCTGCCGCGGTGGTGCTCCGCTGCGGCCACCGCTGAGCAGCTCGTAGCGCTCGTCGAGCCGCTCCTCCAGCTGCCGGGGGGACAGGGAGCGCAGCCGCACCACGGCCAGTTCCATCGCCAGTGGGTTTCCGTCCAACCGGTGGCACAGCCGCATCAGCACCGGCGCGTTGTCCGGCGTCACCTCGAACTCGGGAACCACGGCACGGGCGCGGTCGACGAACAGCCGCACCGCCGCGTACTGCTCGTAGGCCTCGGCCGCGGGCAGCTGTTCCGGGTCGGGAGCTTGCAGCGGCGGCACGACGAGGGTGCTCTCGCCCGCCGCGCCGAGCGACTGCCTGCTCGTGGTCAGCACGCGAAGTCCCGGGCAGGCACGGGTCAGCGTGTCCACCAGATCGACGCAGGCCCGCACCAGGTGCTCGCAGTTGTCCAGCACCAGCAGCGCTTCGCGCTCCCGGAAGTGCTCGACGAGGTTGTCGAGTTCGCCGCCGCCCGAGGTCTCCGGGACGTTCAGCTGCTCGACGACGGTGGCGGGCACGAGATCCGGGTCGCGCAGCTCCCCCAGCTCCACCTGCCAGGTCTTGTCCCGGAAGGAACGGCTCATGTTGGCGGCGACCCGCAGCGCGAGGCGGCTCTTGCCGATGCCGCCGGGGCCGGTCAGGGTCACCACCCTCGACTCCGCGAGCAGTCGTTTGGTCAGCGTGATCTCGCGACGCCTGCCGACGAAGCTCGTTACCTCTGCCGGGAGGTTGCCGCCGGCAGCGCGTGAGCGGGCCCGTGCGGTGGAGTCCACACCTTCGAGGATACCTCCGCTCAATCTCCCGAACCCGTCTCGCGCTCCGGTGCCGGAGACTGTGCGCTGGAACGATGTTTCCTCACTCGAAGGTGTGAGTTTCGGTGGTCCTTCCGGGGCGCCCTCCGTCGGAGACGCACCACCAGGACGTAGCCGATCGCCGTTCCGCACAGGTCCGCGAGCATGTCCAGCGGATCCGCGTCGCGCCGCAGCGGCAGCACCTGCTGCAGCGTCTCGGAGAGCGGGGCGTAGCACACCAGGCACGGCAGCAGCACCGCGTCGGTGATCCGGGCGAGCCCGCCGGTCAGCGCGAGCACCGCGAACAGCGCCAGGTGCACCAGCTTGTCCGTGCCGGGCGGGGAGTCGGGAACGCCTTCCGCGGGAGTGAAAAGAATCACCTGGCTCGCCACGCAGCTCAGCACGAACAACGCGCGGTGTGCACGGGGACTGAAAGGATCCAGCATGCGGCCTCTCGGATCTCGGTTGACGTCGGCGGTGGCATACTTCGCGCGCGAGCCGACGCATTAGGCTGTGGCATCGTGAGTCGACGAGCCAAAATCGTTTGTACTATGGGGCCAGCCACCGCCACGCCGGAGAAGGTGGCCGAGCTCGTCAGCGCCGGGATGAACGTCGCCAGGCTGAACTTCAGCCACGGAAGCCACGACGACCACCGTCGGGTTTACGACATGGTGCGCGCGGAGGCTGCCGAGTCCGGACGTGCGGTGGGGATTCTCGCCGATCTGCAGGGGCCGAAGATCCGGTTGGGCACCTTCGCGGAGGAAGAGGTCGAGTGGCGCACCGGTGAGGTCGTCCGGATCACCGTGGAGGACGTGACCGGAACCCACGACCGGGTGTCGACCACCTACGAGGGCCTGGTCGGCGACGCCAAGGTGGGCGACCAGATCCTGGTCGACGACGGGAAGGTCGGTCTTACGGTCACGGCGGTCGAGGAGACCGACGTGGTCTGCGAGGTCGTCGAGGGCGGCCCGGTTTCCAACCACAAGGGGCTGTCGCTTCCCGGGATGGACGTCTCCGTCCCCGCCATGTCGGACAAGGACGTGCAGGACCTGGAGTTCGCGCTGGAGATGGGCGTGGACTTCATCGCGCTGTCGTTCGTGCGCACTCCCGCCGACATCGACAGCGTGCACCAGGTCATGGACCGGGTCGGACGCCGTGCTCCGGTGATCGCCAAGCTGGAGAAGCCCGAGGCGGTGGACAACCTGGAGGCCATCGTGCTCGCCTTCGACGGCGTCATGGTCGCCAGGGGGGACCTCGGGGTCGAGCTGCCGCTGGAGCACGTTCCGTTGGTGCAGAAGCGGGCGATAGGCATCGCCAGGGAGAACGCCAAGCCGGTGATCGTCGCCACCCAGATGCTCGACTCCATGATCGGCAATCCCCGGCCGACCAGGGCCGAGACCTCGGACGTGGCCAACGCGGTGCTCGACGGAACCGACGCCGTGATGCTGTCCGGTGAGACCAGCGTCGGTGACTACCCGGTGGAAACGGTCGAGACCATGGCGCGCATCGTGGAGGCCGTGGAGGCGGGTTCCTCGGAGCCGCCGGAGCTGAGTCACGTGCCGCGGACCAAGCGTGGTGTGATCTCCTACGCCGCCAGGGACATCGGCGAGCGCCTCAGCGCGAAGGCGCTGGTGGCCTTCACCCAGTCCGGTGACACCGTCCGGCGGTTGGCGAGGCTGCACACCAGGCTGCCGCTGTTCGCCTTCACCCCGGAGGAGTCCGTTCGTAGTCAGCTCGCTCTCACTTGGGGGACGGAAACCTTCCTGGTGCCTAGTGTGGAGACCACTGACCAGATGGTGCGCCAGGTGGATCAGGCTATGATGTCGCTCGGCCGCTCGGGCAGCGGCGACATGGTCGTCATCGTCGCGGGCTCCCCGCCCGGGACCGTCGGATCGACCAACCTGATCCGGGTGCACCGTCTCGGCGAAGAGGATCACGTCTGACTTCTCCCGGACGCGGCGGAACCGGAGATTCGGGTGCGAGTTCCGTACTCCGGCATTCCGCTGCCCGGGTGGGTCGACGTGCGGCCCCCCACCGACACGAGGAGTCCGAAGTGACCCAAGCGGCACGTGCCGCTGCCGCCGATCCGGCGGGTACCGGCAGTCAGTCGTCCGTCCCGGTCGATGCCAGTGGTATGCCGCACGGACAGCCGGTGCTGGATCGGCTGGTGGCGTTGCTGGACCTCGAACCGATCGAGGAGAACATATTTCGTGGCGTCAGTCCGGCGGAATCCCCCGTTCGAGTGTTCGGAGGCCAGGTAGCCGGACAGGCTCTGGTCG
The nucleotide sequence above comes from Actinopolyspora erythraea. Encoded proteins:
- a CDS encoding ABC transporter substrate-binding protein, yielding MSRTIGFRRGVTLLLALVALLAGATSCAQRSSPDKETGRGDDPASAFPVRVELPGQDPVTLPEQPKRIVSLSPTATEVLYEIGAGEQVVAVDEYSTYPERAPREDISALNVGASTVSDYRPDLVIAQAGNAGELAKGLRELDIPVLLTPSATDLPAAYEQMKALGRATGHGDEASDTVRRIRSEIDELVRQAPEPERSLTYYHEVSPDHFTATSKSFVGSVYEKFGLDNIADSAGGKFPQLSEERILRADPDMIFLADTKTAGVSEQAVGNRPGWQTLTAVRQGHVYELNEDVASRWGPRVVELARSISEAIDDTRRS
- a CDS encoding HelD family protein, which translates into the protein MSETRADRELDHADSVAAEQRYVSMLYDKLDELRRYNSKRLAETLRETGGTPQARTERDISTKMHIDKLSQLSAVENGLCFGRLDLDSDERFHIGRLGLFDEENEYAPLLIDWRAPAARPFYLATAASRDGVVRRRHIRTTRRTVTDLEDEVLDLDSAEQGSHLGLAGEATLLAALDERRTGQMGDIVATIQAEQDRIIRSGMNGVLVVQGGPGTGKTAVALHRAAYLLYTYREQLTRRGVLVVGPNKTFLRYIGQVLPSLGETGVLLSTVGELYPGVAATATESATAAELKGRTDMVSVLNNAVRDRQQVPRKYIEVTFDREPLHIDKSTCSQARTKARRSRKPHNEARKIFRREMFSALALQVADRYGRNLLDQRDIDDIAAELRADDQVCEALEQLWPEIEPTRLLDELLSSPDRLKRAARRYFDESEREALSREPGAEWTPADAPLLDELAELLGEDDSEQQQARLRQEREELAYAEGVLHIMEQDEEIIDPEQLRVSDVLDADLLAERHRTDSDLTAAERAAGDRTWTFGHVIVDEAQELSAMAWRVIMRRCPSRSMTVVGDIAQTGSAAGASSWHDVLEPYVARRWRLEELTVNYRTPAEIMAIATPLLDEMDVDLSVPNSVRGTGVEPSSLRVSEAEIADRTARLAAEELEAVDGGHVAVLCPPDRQEELGRRVGELVSRTTVGPQPEGLESPVMVLTVDQAKGLEFDSVVLVDPAGILEQSPRGINDIYVALTRTTTRLSILHHGDLPAPLRSLDR
- a CDS encoding FadR/GntR family transcriptional regulator, producing MSGGLHGEIVETLGREISAGVHPPGSVLRGEDLEQRFGISRTVVREVVRTLASIRLVVGRQRVGIVVRPREEWNTFDPTLIRWLLEADRANQVKTLVELRTAVEPVAAGAAAQRAAAEDVAELLRIGERMSELAEAGDLEGFLEADVAFHSLVLRASGNEMFAQLHEVVREVLRWRTEQGLMPAHPEPLAVGLHSEIARCIERGHHERAETAMRELVAEALHGTLRLLESGGAE
- a CDS encoding ATP-binding protein; the encoded protein is MDSTARARSRAAGGNLPAEVTSFVGRRREITLTKRLLAESRVVTLTGPGGIGKSRLALRVAANMSRSFRDKTWQVELGELRDPDLVPATVVEQLNVPETSGGGELDNLVEHFREREALLVLDNCEHLVRACVDLVDTLTRACPGLRVLTTSRQSLGAAGESTLVVPPLQAPDPEQLPAAEAYEQYAAVRLFVDRARAVVPEFEVTPDNAPVLMRLCHRLDGNPLAMELAVVRLRSLSPRQLEERLDERYELLSGGRSGAPPRQQTLRALIDWSYDLCTEPERRAWAHLSVFSGSFDLEAAEYVIDGTTERSHAASLVHALVDKSVLLLERSDGPSRYLLPHTLREYGLEKLWAAGERPEAEARHRHWYTGIAQRFAAEWLGAEQVEWVRRLRAEQANLRAALHSVTEHGDGGETSGEPHAEEAGPVAGGPAVALRLATALGRYWQLRGAHTEARYWLDRTLALTGTRRAPRERAAALAASAWFTLLHGDVAGARGSLDTATATLQGRDAPLERAHLTRTYGMVALFEQDAATAIRLLDDALETFRRGAEKQGELFALIGLGLAHALDGRTRDGLELLEDALAITTGRGEVYWRSWTLWAIGYLKTAEDRLDRAEPALKEALRLQRRLDNRLAIAFSLDTLAWVAHLRGNDRRAARLFGAAGGAWESARSTPNLYATFAEQHRSHLVATREALGDEAYGDAFDRGYHWEHDTAIDFALEVKQRSRETSRENVHPMPLTSREREIAQLVAQGRTNKEIAEQLVIALRTVEGHVQHILTKLDFTSRAQIAGWVAEMRSEQGGQ
- a CDS encoding VanZ family protein; this translates as MLDPFSPRAHRALFVLSCVASQVILFTPAEGVPDSPPGTDKLVHLALFAVLALTGGLARITDAVLLPCLVCYAPLSETLQQVLPLRRDADPLDMLADLCGTAIGYVLVVRLRRRAPRKDHRNSHLRVRKHRSSAQSPAPERETGSGD
- the pyk gene encoding pyruvate kinase, coding for MSRRAKIVCTMGPATATPEKVAELVSAGMNVARLNFSHGSHDDHRRVYDMVRAEAAESGRAVGILADLQGPKIRLGTFAEEEVEWRTGEVVRITVEDVTGTHDRVSTTYEGLVGDAKVGDQILVDDGKVGLTVTAVEETDVVCEVVEGGPVSNHKGLSLPGMDVSVPAMSDKDVQDLEFALEMGVDFIALSFVRTPADIDSVHQVMDRVGRRAPVIAKLEKPEAVDNLEAIVLAFDGVMVARGDLGVELPLEHVPLVQKRAIGIARENAKPVIVATQMLDSMIGNPRPTRAETSDVANAVLDGTDAVMLSGETSVGDYPVETVETMARIVEAVEAGSSEPPELSHVPRTKRGVISYAARDIGERLSAKALVAFTQSGDTVRRLARLHTRLPLFAFTPEESVRSQLALTWGTETFLVPSVETTDQMVRQVDQAMMSLGRSGSGDMVVIVAGSPPGTVGSTNLIRVHRLGEEDHV